From Cronobacter turicensis z3032, the proteins below share one genomic window:
- the gsiA gene encoding Glutathione import ATP-binding protein gsiA, producing MPICSTKACCREPPVPLLTVSHLSLQSRQATLLHDVSLTVERREMVALVGESGCGKTLTSLAVTGLLPRGVWQSGGEICFDDTIPILPDAPYPAGLRGRHIAMIFQEPMSSMNPVLKVGEQIAEVLVRHRGLGWKAASREAVALLGHVGIGEPEKRARQYIHQLSGGMRQRVMIASAISGKPDLLIADEPTTALDVTLQAQILGLLKDLQQEMGMGVLLVTHDLSVVARYADRACVMNGGEIVEQGPVAPLFTAPEADWTRRLIAASTPQEPPERVVARDETPLLQVTGIVKSFPRRPRLPFIPAERQRVLHPTTFSVARGEIVGLIGESGSGKTTLGRAAIGLIDADSGAVFFDGIEMAQASRAERHRVRRRAQMIFQDPYASLDPRMSVGDQLAEPLRVHGLRHGPAIAERVSELMTLVGLKPEWAQRRPAAFSGGQRQRIAIARALALEPELLVADEAVAALDLPVRGQILRLLAELRDKLGLSVLFISHDLQAVRQLCDRVLVLYLGKVVEEGPTRQVLQTPAHAYTRRLIDSAPDIHQALRLREDA from the coding sequence CTGCCGATATGCTCGACCAAAGCCTGTTGTCGGGAGCCGCCTGTGCCGCTGTTAACCGTATCTCATCTGAGCCTGCAAAGTCGCCAGGCAACCTTACTTCATGATGTCAGTCTGACCGTCGAACGCCGCGAAATGGTCGCGCTGGTCGGCGAATCCGGCTGCGGCAAAACGCTCACCTCTTTAGCCGTCACCGGCCTTCTGCCGCGCGGCGTCTGGCAGAGCGGCGGTGAGATTTGCTTCGACGATACCATCCCCATTCTTCCCGATGCGCCATACCCGGCGGGCCTGCGCGGGCGGCATATCGCCATGATTTTCCAGGAGCCGATGAGCAGCATGAATCCGGTGCTGAAAGTGGGCGAGCAGATTGCCGAAGTGCTGGTGCGTCATCGTGGGCTGGGCTGGAAAGCGGCCTCCCGCGAGGCGGTGGCGCTGCTGGGCCATGTCGGCATCGGCGAGCCGGAAAAGCGGGCGCGTCAGTATATTCACCAGCTCTCCGGCGGGATGCGCCAGCGCGTCATGATAGCGAGCGCCATTAGCGGCAAACCAGACCTGCTGATTGCCGATGAACCCACCACGGCGCTGGATGTCACGCTTCAGGCGCAAATCCTCGGCCTGCTGAAAGATCTCCAGCAGGAGATGGGGATGGGCGTATTGCTGGTAACGCACGATCTCAGCGTGGTGGCGCGCTATGCCGATCGCGCCTGTGTGATGAACGGCGGCGAAATTGTCGAGCAGGGGCCGGTGGCGCCGCTCTTTACCGCGCCTGAGGCCGACTGGACGCGGCGGCTGATTGCGGCTTCCACGCCGCAGGAGCCGCCCGAGCGCGTGGTGGCGCGCGATGAGACGCCGCTGTTGCAAGTGACGGGCATCGTGAAAAGCTTTCCGCGCCGCCCGCGGCTGCCGTTTATTCCGGCGGAGCGCCAGCGGGTGCTGCATCCCACCACCTTTAGCGTGGCGCGGGGCGAAATCGTCGGGCTTATCGGCGAATCCGGCTCCGGCAAAACCACGCTCGGGCGCGCGGCCATCGGGCTTATCGACGCAGACAGCGGGGCTGTTTTCTTTGACGGCATTGAGATGGCGCAGGCGAGCCGCGCTGAACGACACCGCGTGCGCCGCCGCGCGCAGATGATTTTTCAGGACCCTTACGCCAGCCTCGATCCACGCATGAGCGTCGGCGATCAGCTCGCCGAGCCGCTGCGGGTGCACGGGCTGCGCCACGGCCCGGCGATTGCCGAACGGGTGAGCGAACTGATGACGCTGGTCGGGCTGAAACCGGAATGGGCGCAGCGGCGTCCGGCGGCGTTCTCCGGCGGGCAGCGCCAGCGAATCGCCATCGCCCGCGCGCTGGCGCTGGAGCCGGAACTGCTGGTGGCGGATGAAGCAGTAGCCGCGCTCGATTTGCCGGTGAGAGGCCAGATCCTGCGCCTGCTGGCGGAGCTTCGCGACAAGCTCGGGCTGTCGGTACTGTTTATCAGCCACGATCTCCAGGCGGTGCGCCAGCTCTGCGATCGCGTGTTAGTGCTCTACCTCGGGAAAGTGGTGGAAGAAGGGCCGACGCGGCAGGTGTTGCAAACGCCCGCCCATGCCTATACCCGGCGGCTTATCGACAGCGCGCCGGATATCCACCAGGCGCTGCGCCTGCGCGAAGACGCTTAA